The proteins below are encoded in one region of Streptomyces sp. NBC_00490:
- a CDS encoding GNAT family N-acetyltransferase yields the protein MASDLATEPRVLRRQDWDKWYDTLIRAFGGVPESAQERELWDTLTETDRSLGVWDGDACVGTAGAFSFRLTVPGGASVRAAGVTMVSVAATHRRRGVLTAMMRRQLDDVREWGWPLAVLTASEPAIYGRFGYGVGTYAVTGEIDTKQVRLSVPPGTDDVRLRYAEPAESLGACEAVYARVVPSRPGMVARTPGWERLMLLDPESEREGASPLQCVVAERDGEVVGYARFQVKPDWEPTGPQGKVLLRDVEAPDPAVYAALWRFLFDIDLTSKLLTRGRPVDDAWQYLVSDIRRCSLRVRDSLHVRLVEVGAALEARTYQAPVDVVFEVADDFCPWNAGRWRLSGDAKGASCERTTDPADLALSVRELGAAYLGGVSLASLGAAGRVRELRRGALAEASVGFGSAVAPWLPHGF from the coding sequence ATGGCTTCTGACTTGGCGACCGAACCGCGGGTGCTGCGACGGCAGGACTGGGACAAGTGGTACGACACCCTGATCCGCGCCTTCGGCGGGGTCCCGGAGTCGGCCCAGGAGCGCGAGCTGTGGGACACCCTCACCGAGACCGACCGTTCCCTCGGCGTCTGGGACGGCGACGCGTGTGTCGGTACGGCGGGTGCGTTCAGCTTCCGCCTGACCGTACCCGGCGGCGCCTCGGTACGGGCCGCCGGCGTCACCATGGTCAGTGTGGCCGCGACCCATCGCCGCCGTGGTGTCCTCACGGCGATGATGCGGCGGCAGCTGGACGACGTACGGGAGTGGGGGTGGCCGCTGGCCGTGCTGACCGCCTCCGAGCCCGCCATCTACGGGCGGTTCGGGTACGGCGTCGGTACGTATGCCGTCACCGGCGAGATCGACACCAAGCAGGTGCGGCTGTCCGTCCCGCCGGGGACGGACGACGTACGCCTGCGGTACGCCGAGCCCGCCGAATCGCTGGGCGCGTGCGAGGCGGTGTACGCGCGCGTGGTGCCGTCGCGGCCGGGGATGGTGGCGCGCACTCCCGGCTGGGAGCGGCTGATGCTGCTGGACCCGGAGAGCGAGCGGGAGGGGGCCTCGCCGCTGCAGTGCGTGGTCGCGGAGCGGGACGGGGAGGTCGTGGGGTACGCGCGCTTCCAGGTCAAGCCGGACTGGGAGCCGACCGGGCCGCAGGGCAAGGTGCTGCTCCGTGATGTCGAGGCGCCCGACCCCGCGGTGTACGCGGCGCTGTGGCGGTTCCTGTTCGACATCGACCTGACCTCGAAGCTGTTGACCCGGGGGCGGCCGGTGGACGACGCGTGGCAGTACCTGGTGTCCGACATCCGGCGGTGTTCGCTGCGGGTGCGGGACTCGTTGCATGTGCGGCTGGTGGAGGTGGGGGCCGCGCTGGAGGCGCGGACCTATCAGGCGCCGGTGGACGTGGTGTTCGAGGTCGCGGACGACTTCTGTCCGTGGAACGCGGGGCGTTGGCGGCTGAGCGGGGACGCGAAGGGGGCGTCCTGCGAGCGGACCACCGACCCGGCGGATCTGGCTCTGTCCGTACGGGAGTTGGGGGCGGCGTATCTCGGTGGGGTGAGCCTGGCCTCGCTGGGGGCCGCCGGGCGGGTGCGGGAGCTTCGGCGCGGGGCGTTGGCGGAGGCCTCGGTGGGGTTCGGCTCCGCCGTGGCGCCGTGGCTGCCGCACGGGTTCTAG
- a CDS encoding Fpg/Nei family DNA glycosylase codes for MPEGHTIHRLAKDYAAAFRGRKTQVTSPQGKFTDAADLLDGAELTHTEAHGKHLFLGFRDTDWIHIHLGLFGKVTFGPTPAPPPTDTVRLRLANPTSYVDLRGPTTCALITPTEKQSIHDRLGPDPLRADATPDTAYRRISRSRTTIAALLMDQKVIAGVGNVYRAEVLFRHRIDPYRTGNTLTPREWDAIWHDLVDLMREGVKHNRIDTVRPEHTPEAMGRPPRVDDHGGEVYVYRRANLPCHICGGEIRTADLAARNLFWCPTCQKP; via the coding sequence GTGCCTGAGGGGCACACGATCCACCGCCTGGCCAAGGACTACGCCGCAGCATTCCGCGGCAGAAAAACCCAGGTCACCAGCCCCCAGGGCAAGTTCACCGACGCCGCAGACCTCCTCGACGGCGCGGAACTCACCCACACCGAGGCCCACGGCAAACACCTCTTCCTCGGCTTCCGCGACACCGACTGGATCCACATCCACCTCGGCCTCTTCGGCAAGGTCACCTTCGGCCCGACCCCCGCACCCCCACCCACCGACACGGTCCGCCTCCGCCTCGCGAACCCCACGTCGTACGTGGACCTCCGCGGCCCCACGACCTGCGCCCTGATCACCCCCACCGAGAAGCAGTCGATACACGACCGCCTCGGCCCCGACCCGCTCCGCGCCGACGCCACCCCCGACACCGCGTACCGACGGATCTCCCGCAGCCGTACGACGATCGCCGCCCTGCTGATGGACCAGAAGGTCATCGCCGGCGTAGGAAACGTCTACCGCGCCGAGGTCCTCTTCCGGCACCGCATCGACCCGTACCGCACCGGAAACACCCTCACCCCACGGGAGTGGGACGCGATCTGGCACGACCTCGTGGACCTCATGCGCGAGGGCGTGAAGCACAACCGCATCGACACCGTCCGCCCCGAACACACCCCCGAGGCGATGGGCCGCCCGCCCCGCGTCGACGACCACGGCGGCGAGGTGTACGTCTACCGCAGGGCCAACCTGCCCTGCCACATCTGTGGCGGCGAGATCCGCACCGCCGATCTCGCCGCCCGCAACCTCTTCTGGTGCCCGACCTGCCAGAAACCCTGA
- a CDS encoding PP2C family protein-serine/threonine phosphatase, whose protein sequence is MAAGRERRAEAETFTARWKMQWHRARVGLRRSAVDYFRGDGSDWVALAGLLITIPLIAATTLANSVWVSPAALVLPIVAGGLLLRPASLLGLYAAAATALIVESVQLGPYTEGPSRVTPGIVLVVAACGFFGLLIAQFRSRVGVPWRRGGTMLFDLRERIRVQSKLPTLPQGWHREMALRPAGGQSFSGDFVVAARTNGGRTMEVVLTDVSGKGMDAGSRALLLSGAFGGLLGSLPPHAFLPAANGYLLRQDWDEGFATSIHLVLDLDSGDYELYSAGHPPGLQLSAGSGRWEEKAAEGPLLGVYDGAQFDPVKGSLRPGDVLMLFTDGLVETSERDIVEGIDRLTGEADRYVAGGFHGAAWHLIEAVAKDVNDDRALLLICREGPTAQAANL, encoded by the coding sequence ATGGCAGCAGGACGAGAGCGGCGCGCGGAAGCCGAGACGTTCACGGCCCGGTGGAAGATGCAGTGGCACCGGGCCCGCGTCGGCCTGCGCAGAAGCGCTGTGGACTACTTCCGCGGGGACGGTTCGGACTGGGTCGCGCTGGCCGGGCTGCTCATCACGATCCCGCTGATCGCGGCCACGACACTCGCCAACTCGGTCTGGGTCTCCCCGGCCGCGCTGGTCCTCCCGATCGTCGCGGGCGGCCTGCTGCTGCGCCCGGCGAGCCTGCTCGGCCTGTACGCGGCGGCGGCGACGGCACTGATCGTGGAGTCCGTGCAGCTGGGCCCGTACACGGAGGGCCCGTCCCGGGTGACCCCGGGCATCGTGCTCGTGGTGGCCGCGTGCGGTTTCTTCGGTCTGCTGATCGCCCAGTTCCGCAGCCGGGTCGGAGTGCCCTGGCGGCGCGGCGGCACCATGCTCTTCGACCTCCGCGAACGCATCCGGGTCCAGAGCAAGCTGCCGACGCTGCCGCAGGGCTGGCACCGCGAGATGGCCCTGCGCCCGGCGGGCGGCCAGTCCTTCTCGGGCGACTTCGTGGTCGCGGCCCGCACCAACGGCGGCCGCACGATGGAGGTCGTCCTGACGGACGTGTCGGGCAAGGGCATGGACGCGGGCAGCCGCGCCCTGCTCCTCTCCGGCGCCTTCGGCGGCCTGCTGGGCAGTCTGCCGCCGCACGCGTTCCTCCCCGCGGCGAACGGCTACCTTCTGCGCCAGGACTGGGACGAGGGCTTCGCGACCTCGATCCACCTGGTCCTGGACCTGGACTCCGGTGACTACGAGCTCTACTCCGCCGGCCATCCCCCGGGCCTCCAACTGAGCGCGGGCAGCGGCCGCTGGGAGGAGAAGGCGGCCGAAGGCCCCCTCCTCGGTGTCTACGACGGCGCCCAGTTCGATCCGGTCAAGGGCTCGCTGCGCCCCGGCGACGTCCTGATGCTCTTCACCGACGGCCTCGTCGAAACCTCCGAACGCGACATCGTCGAGGGCATCGACCGCCTCACCGGCGAGGCCGACCGCTATGTGGCCGGCGGGTTCCACGGCGCGGCCTGGCATCTGATCGAAGCGGTGGCGAAGGACGTCAACGACGACAGGGCGCTCCTGTTGATCTGCCGAGAGGGCCCGACGGCCCAGGCGGCGAACCTCTGA
- a CDS encoding amino acid permease — protein MTSQPTQAKATGDPGNGLQAGLKNRHLSMIAIGGVIGAGLFVGSSSGIATAGPGILLSYALVGTLVVLVMRMLGEMSAANPTSGSFSAHADRALGRWAGFSIGWLYWFFWVVVLAVEATAGAVILEGWIPAVPQWAWALIVMIVLTATNLVSVGSYGEFEFWFAGIKVVAIAAFIVIGGLAVFGVLPGVDSDKAGLGNLTDHGGFLPHGAGAILTGVLLVVFSFMGSEIATLAAGESENPQQAVTKATNSIIWRVGVFYLGSIFVVVSLLPWNDPSIKKDGSYVAALDSLGIAHAGQIMNFIVLTSVLSCLNSGLYTASRMAFSLGQRGDAPKGFARTNSRGVPMTAILASVVFGFVAVFFNYLSPKTVFLFLVNSSGAVALFVWLVICFSQLRMRKIIQAEAPEKLVVKMWLYPYLTWATAGLIVFVLVYMLTDTEGASSGRTTVLLSLLVAAFVLGIAFLKEKVGAGRAEAVSPEVHDEVDEVKVG, from the coding sequence ATGACTTCGCAGCCGACCCAGGCCAAGGCCACCGGAGACCCCGGTAACGGTCTTCAGGCCGGGCTCAAGAACCGTCACCTGTCGATGATCGCCATCGGGGGTGTGATCGGTGCCGGCCTCTTCGTCGGATCCAGCTCCGGTATCGCCACCGCAGGACCCGGCATCCTCCTGTCGTACGCACTCGTCGGCACGCTCGTGGTGCTGGTGATGCGGATGCTCGGTGAGATGTCCGCCGCCAACCCGACCTCCGGGTCGTTCTCGGCGCACGCCGACCGCGCGCTCGGGCGCTGGGCCGGGTTCTCCATCGGCTGGCTGTACTGGTTCTTCTGGGTCGTGGTGCTGGCCGTCGAGGCCACCGCCGGTGCCGTGATCCTGGAGGGCTGGATACCGGCCGTGCCCCAGTGGGCCTGGGCCCTCATCGTGATGATCGTGCTGACCGCGACCAACCTGGTCTCCGTCGGGTCCTACGGCGAGTTCGAGTTCTGGTTCGCCGGTATCAAGGTCGTCGCGATCGCCGCGTTCATCGTCATCGGCGGGCTCGCCGTCTTCGGGGTGCTGCCCGGCGTCGACAGCGACAAGGCCGGTCTCGGCAACCTCACCGACCACGGCGGCTTCCTTCCCCACGGAGCCGGCGCGATCCTCACCGGTGTACTGCTCGTCGTCTTCTCCTTCATGGGCAGCGAGATCGCCACCCTGGCCGCCGGTGAGTCCGAGAACCCCCAGCAGGCCGTCACCAAGGCCACCAACAGCATCATCTGGCGGGTCGGCGTCTTCTACCTCGGCTCGATCTTCGTCGTGGTCTCGCTCCTGCCCTGGAACGACCCGTCCATCAAGAAGGACGGCTCCTACGTCGCCGCCCTGGACTCGCTCGGCATCGCACACGCCGGTCAGATCATGAACTTCATCGTGCTGACCTCGGTGCTGTCCTGTCTCAACTCCGGCCTCTACACCGCCTCCCGCATGGCGTTCTCGCTCGGTCAGCGGGGCGACGCGCCGAAGGGGTTCGCGCGGACCAACAGCCGGGGTGTGCCGATGACGGCGATCCTCGCGTCGGTCGTGTTCGGCTTCGTCGCCGTCTTCTTCAACTACCTGTCCCCGAAGACGGTCTTCCTCTTCCTCGTCAACTCCTCCGGCGCGGTCGCCCTGTTCGTCTGGCTGGTGATCTGCTTCTCGCAGCTGCGGATGCGGAAGATCATCCAGGCCGAGGCGCCGGAGAAGCTGGTCGTGAAGATGTGGCTGTACCCGTATCTCACCTGGGCGACGGCCGGCCTGATCGTGTTCGTGCTCGTCTACATGCTGACCGACACCGAGGGTGCGAGCAGCGGTCGTACGACCGTGCTGCTCTCGCTGCTCGTCGCGGCGTTCGTGCTCGGCATCGCCTTCCTGAAGGAGAAGGTCGGGGCCGGACGGGCCGAAGCCGTCTCCCCCGAGGTGCACGACGAGGTCGACGAGGTCAAGGTCGGCTGA
- a CDS encoding ribose-5-phosphate isomerase encodes MRVYLGSDHAGFELKNHLVDWLKAAGHDPVDCGPHIYDAQDDYPPFCLRAAERTAADPDSLGIVIGGSGNGEQIAANKVKGVRAALAWSEETASLGRQHNNANVVAVGARMHTQDEATKFVETFLATPFSEDARHIRRIDMLATYETTGDLPPIPPHHPQQ; translated from the coding sequence ATGCGCGTGTATCTCGGCTCCGACCATGCGGGCTTCGAACTCAAGAACCACCTCGTCGACTGGCTCAAGGCGGCCGGTCACGACCCGGTGGACTGCGGCCCCCACATCTACGACGCCCAGGACGACTACCCCCCGTTCTGCCTCCGCGCCGCGGAGCGCACGGCGGCGGACCCGGACTCCCTCGGCATCGTGATCGGCGGCTCCGGCAACGGTGAGCAGATCGCCGCGAACAAGGTCAAGGGCGTCCGCGCGGCGCTGGCCTGGAGCGAGGAGACCGCGTCGCTGGGCCGCCAGCACAACAACGCCAACGTCGTGGCGGTGGGCGCACGCATGCACACCCAGGACGAGGCCACGAAGTTCGTCGAGACCTTCCTCGCCACCCCGTTCTCCGAGGACGCCCGCCACATCCGCCGCATCGACATGCTGGCGACCTACGAGACCACAGGCGACCTCCCCCCGATCCCGCCCCACCACCCCCAGCAGTAA
- a CDS encoding HD domain-containing protein, with product MTDAPRTLTPTEVEALARAAHEGQTDKAGRPYAEHLRAVAEGVRARGGDAEQIAAAWLHDAVEDDALSAHWLEEAALSRRTKDIVLAVTKRAGEPPEPYAGRILATPGALLVKESDLAHNADPARLAVLDEETRKRLTEKYARMRALLGLG from the coding sequence GTGACCGACGCACCGCGCACCCTGACCCCGACCGAGGTCGAAGCCCTCGCCCGCGCCGCCCACGAGGGCCAGACCGACAAGGCGGGCCGGCCCTACGCCGAACATCTCCGGGCGGTGGCCGAGGGGGTGCGTGCGCGGGGCGGCGACGCCGAGCAGATCGCGGCCGCCTGGCTGCACGACGCCGTCGAGGACGACGCGCTCTCCGCGCACTGGCTGGAGGAGGCCGCGCTGAGCCGTCGTACGAAGGACATCGTGCTCGCGGTCACCAAGCGGGCGGGGGAGCCGCCCGAGCCGTACGCGGGGCGCATCCTCGCCACTCCCGGCGCGCTGCTGGTGAAGGAGTCGGACCTGGCGCACAACGCCGACCCGGCGCGCCTGGCGGTCCTCGACGAGGAGACCCGGAAACGACTGACCGAGAAGTACGCGCGGATGCGCGCACTCCTCGGTCTGGGGTGA
- a CDS encoding ABC transporter ATP-binding protein encodes MSADWAVELHGVHRRYGRGRTAVHALRGIDLTLAPRTFTAVMGPSGSGKSTFLQCAAGLDRPTSGTVRLGGTEITGMKENKLTALRRTRLGFVFQAFNLLPSLTVEQNVALPTRLAGHRPDRRRTADVLAQVGLTDKARRRPGHLSGGQQQRVAIARALVTRPDVVFADEPTGALDTTTAAEILGLLRRAVDDQGATVVMVTHDPAAAAWADRVLFLADGELVDHLDRGTADRIAARMTSLTRPYEGAAA; translated from the coding sequence ATGTCAGCCGACTGGGCCGTAGAGCTCCACGGAGTGCACCGCCGCTACGGCCGGGGCCGGACCGCCGTCCACGCCCTGCGCGGCATCGACCTGACCCTTGCGCCCCGCACGTTCACCGCGGTCATGGGCCCCTCCGGCTCCGGCAAGTCCACCTTCCTCCAGTGCGCGGCCGGCCTCGACCGCCCCACCTCCGGCACCGTCCGCCTCGGCGGCACGGAGATCACCGGCATGAAGGAGAACAAGCTCACCGCGCTGCGCCGCACCCGCCTCGGCTTCGTCTTCCAGGCGTTCAACCTGCTCCCGTCCCTCACGGTCGAGCAGAACGTGGCCCTCCCGACGCGTCTCGCCGGCCACCGCCCCGACCGCCGCCGCACCGCGGACGTCCTCGCCCAGGTCGGTCTCACCGACAAGGCCCGCCGCCGCCCCGGTCACCTCTCCGGCGGCCAGCAGCAGCGCGTCGCCATCGCCCGGGCCCTGGTCACCCGCCCCGACGTCGTCTTCGCGGACGAACCGACCGGAGCCCTGGACACCACCACGGCCGCCGAGATCCTCGGCCTGCTGCGCCGCGCGGTGGACGACCAGGGCGCGACCGTCGTGATGGTCACCCACGACCCCGCGGCGGCCGCCTGGGCGGACCGCGTCCTGTTCCTGGCCGACGGCGAGCTCGTCGACCACCTGGACCGCGGCACCGCCGACCGGATCGCCGCCCGTATGACGTCCCTCACCAGGCCCTACGAGGGAGCGGCAGCCTGA
- a CDS encoding LPXTG cell wall anchor domain-containing protein yields the protein MSSRRMTTIAGSLVTASFSAVLILSTAAGADEGPGSSKGGKAVDEAPAGVKLTTLLPEQISVDNSSEKTDLTATVKNEGTKDSGKIRLLVVGFDGLTVNNVQGCSSIAESDLPEGSNSGFSCPIDNLAAGKSKSYAVDATFDLGKTGKICLPVQTGDGKKTFWQQGPVPFGTTNPSPNAPATPLLLGTDNQPVGPGGDKELPQTGPARDLLPLGAGGAALLTAGAAGLWWSTRRREA from the coding sequence ATGAGTTCTCGTCGCATGACGACCATCGCGGGATCGCTGGTCACGGCATCTTTTTCGGCCGTGCTGATCCTTTCCACCGCCGCCGGCGCGGACGAGGGACCCGGAAGCAGCAAGGGGGGAAAGGCCGTCGACGAGGCACCGGCGGGCGTGAAGCTGACCACGCTGCTGCCCGAACAGATCTCGGTCGACAACAGTTCCGAAAAGACCGACCTCACCGCCACGGTGAAGAACGAAGGGACCAAGGACAGCGGAAAGATCCGGCTTTTGGTCGTCGGCTTCGACGGCCTGACGGTCAATAACGTTCAAGGGTGCTCCTCGATTGCCGAAAGCGATCTGCCGGAGGGCTCGAACAGCGGTTTCTCCTGCCCGATCGACAATCTCGCGGCCGGTAAGTCGAAGTCGTACGCCGTGGACGCGACTTTCGATCTCGGAAAGACCGGCAAGATCTGTCTGCCGGTGCAGACCGGCGACGGGAAGAAGACGTTCTGGCAGCAGGGCCCGGTTCCGTTCGGTACGACGAACCCGTCGCCGAACGCCCCGGCCACCCCGCTGCTGCTCGGCACCGACAACCAGCCCGTGGGGCCGGGCGGCGACAAGGAGCTGCCCCAGACCGGTCCCGCCCGTGACCTGCTCCCGCTGGGGGCGGGGGGCGCGGCACTGCTGACGGCCGGTGCGGCCGGGTTGTGGTGGTCGACGCGGCGCCGGGAGGCCTGA
- a CDS encoding ABC transporter permease has translation MFAPNGLARAAVRFRPSAFVGTFVALAMAALIVSACGILLETGIRAEVPPGRYANAPVVAAADQRAHYGKGDSADSEPLPDRARLDAALVTKAAEAPGARTAVADVTFPVTGPRNTALTAHNWSSTAFTGEHLTAGRAPGVGEVVLNRAGIGDRVTLTTPAGTRTYRVSGTTDSAQAWFADTEALRLSGHPGRIDAIAVLPKPGVPTDTLAAQVAHVLGGKAKIHTGAGRGAVQDPSLAEGEEILIALGASFGGTATMVAMFTAAGTVALAVGQRAREFALLRAIGTSPRQIRRTIATEALLVAPLAGVTGCVPGVALAAWWFGQLRDRGGVPRAVELSVSWIPLVSAVGAVLIAALLAGYMAAHRSSRIKPGQALSEASVERLRFGWIRTPLGVAAAAGGCVCAGLAASTTGEDAANAALGIVMLFMLAVALLGPLIARACAALFGLPLRGASASAVLAAANSRTNARRLASAITPIVLAMAFSSVLLFLHTSEDHVTAEQQRDGITADHIVTAEGAGLAPDAVRRAERAPEVTSAVGLLKTSVLVPASGGALEEATAQGVTGSARGLAAVQNLDVRDGRLSLGPGEIAVDASLADNADAEVGDRLPIRLPDGTKAAPRIVATYGRGMGLSQVTMARTDLAGHVTSAFDAELWTRGGTGAGLKELGTVLARADYTTAQSVDRKLNAWANNVMAAVLGGFAAVAAGNTLVMTVLDRRRELGTLRLIGSTRRQVLNMIRWEALLVALAGIVLGTAIALATLVPMMNGLTGQGPYIPPLVYGSLVAAILALGLTAAGLPARAALRGETLEP, from the coding sequence ATGTTCGCCCCCAACGGCCTCGCCCGCGCCGCCGTCCGCTTCCGGCCCTCCGCGTTCGTCGGCACCTTCGTCGCCCTCGCGATGGCCGCGCTGATCGTGTCGGCCTGCGGCATCCTGCTGGAGACGGGCATCCGCGCCGAGGTCCCGCCCGGCCGCTACGCGAACGCCCCGGTGGTGGCCGCCGCCGACCAGCGGGCCCACTACGGCAAGGGCGACAGCGCCGACAGCGAACCGCTCCCGGACCGCGCCCGCCTCGACGCCGCCCTCGTCACGAAGGCGGCCGAGGCGCCCGGCGCCCGCACAGCCGTGGCGGACGTCACCTTCCCGGTGACCGGACCCCGGAACACCGCCCTCACCGCCCACAACTGGTCCTCCACCGCCTTCACCGGCGAACACCTGACGGCGGGCCGTGCCCCGGGCGTCGGCGAAGTCGTCCTGAACCGGGCCGGCATAGGCGACCGGGTCACCCTGACCACCCCCGCCGGCACCCGCACCTACCGCGTCTCCGGCACCACGGACTCCGCGCAGGCCTGGTTCGCGGACACGGAAGCCCTACGACTCTCCGGGCACCCGGGCCGGATAGACGCCATCGCCGTGCTCCCGAAGCCCGGTGTCCCCACCGACACCCTTGCCGCCCAGGTGGCCCACGTCCTCGGCGGCAAGGCCAAGATCCACACCGGCGCCGGCCGGGGCGCTGTGCAGGACCCCAGCCTCGCCGAGGGCGAGGAGATCCTCATCGCCCTCGGCGCCTCCTTCGGCGGCACCGCCACGATGGTCGCCATGTTCACCGCGGCCGGCACCGTCGCCCTCGCCGTCGGCCAACGCGCCCGTGAGTTCGCCCTGTTGCGTGCCATCGGCACCAGCCCGCGCCAGATCCGCCGCACCATCGCCACGGAGGCCCTCCTGGTCGCCCCGCTCGCGGGCGTGACCGGCTGTGTGCCCGGAGTCGCCCTGGCCGCCTGGTGGTTCGGGCAGCTGCGGGACAGGGGAGGGGTGCCCCGGGCCGTCGAACTGTCCGTCTCCTGGATCCCGTTGGTCTCCGCGGTCGGCGCCGTGCTCATCGCCGCCCTGCTCGCCGGATACATGGCGGCCCACCGCAGTTCCCGCATCAAGCCGGGCCAGGCGCTCAGCGAGGCGTCCGTGGAGCGTCTGCGCTTCGGCTGGATCCGCACCCCGCTCGGTGTCGCCGCGGCGGCCGGCGGCTGTGTCTGCGCGGGCCTGGCGGCCTCGACGACGGGCGAGGACGCGGCCAACGCCGCGCTCGGCATCGTCATGCTGTTCATGCTGGCCGTGGCCCTGCTCGGGCCGCTGATCGCCCGCGCCTGCGCGGCCCTGTTCGGCCTCCCGCTGCGCGGCGCCTCCGCCTCCGCCGTGCTCGCCGCCGCCAACTCCCGTACCAACGCCCGTCGGCTGGCCTCCGCGATCACCCCGATCGTGCTCGCGATGGCGTTCTCCTCGGTGCTGCTCTTCCTGCACACCAGCGAGGACCATGTCACCGCCGAGCAGCAGCGCGACGGGATCACCGCCGACCACATCGTCACCGCCGAGGGTGCGGGCCTGGCCCCCGACGCCGTACGACGGGCCGAACGCGCTCCCGAAGTCACCTCCGCCGTGGGCCTGTTGAAGACCTCGGTGCTCGTCCCCGCCTCCGGCGGCGCGCTGGAGGAGGCCACCGCACAGGGCGTCACGGGCTCCGCACGCGGTCTGGCGGCCGTACAGAATCTGGACGTCAGGGACGGCCGGCTTTCCCTGGGACCCGGTGAGATCGCCGTGGACGCCTCCCTGGCCGACAACGCGGACGCCGAGGTCGGCGACCGCCTCCCGATCCGGCTGCCCGACGGCACGAAGGCCGCACCGCGGATCGTGGCGACGTACGGACGGGGCATGGGCCTGTCGCAGGTGACGATGGCCCGCACCGACCTCGCCGGTCACGTCACCTCCGCCTTCGACGCGGAACTGTGGACCAGGGGCGGTACGGGAGCCGGTCTGAAGGAGCTCGGCACGGTCCTGGCCCGCGCCGACTACACCACCGCCCAGTCCGTGGACCGCAAGCTCAACGCCTGGGCGAACAACGTCATGGCGGCCGTCCTCGGCGGCTTCGCGGCCGTCGCCGCCGGCAACACCCTGGTGATGACGGTCCTCGACCGCCGCCGCGAACTCGGCACCCTGCGCCTCATCGGCTCCACCCGCCGCCAGGTGCTCAACATGATCCGCTGGGAGGCACTCCTGGTCGCCCTCGCGGGCATCGTCCTCGGCACGGCCATCGCGCTCGCCACACTCGTCCCGATGATGAACGGACTGACCGGACAGGGCCCGTACATCCCACCGCTGGTGTACGGCTCACTCGTCGCGGCGATCCTCGCCCTGGGCCTGACCGCGGCCGGCCTTCCGGCCCGCGCTGCGCTGCGCGGGGAGACACTGGAGCCGTGA
- a CDS encoding acyltransferase family protein: protein MPSPRSPLKQQNEQPAKPAGKQRDAFFDNAKYLAIVLVAVGHAWEPLKGDSRILEAAYTVVYSFHMPAFIIISGFFSRSFDMRPDRLRRLITGVAVPYIVFETAYVLFERMAGDDPGKDISLLDPWYLTWFLCALFVWRMITPLLKAVRWPLPFALGLAMLASVAPSIGDDLDLQRILQFLPYFVLGLCMKPEHFHRVRTRTMRIVAVPVFAAALAVGWWAVPRMNTAWFYHRDSAQELGAPWWAGPVMVLAMFGCSLLLTACFFAWVPRRNMWFTALGAGTLYGYLLHGFLVKAGDYQGWFDHPWLHHPLGEIAVSVLAAAVVTVLCTKPVQRVFRFAMEPKMAWAFKQDPAELARERQKQERREKVLV from the coding sequence GTGCCGAGTCCGCGCTCGCCCCTCAAACAGCAGAACGAACAGCCGGCCAAGCCCGCCGGCAAGCAGCGCGACGCGTTCTTCGACAACGCCAAGTACCTGGCGATCGTGCTGGTGGCCGTCGGTCACGCCTGGGAACCGCTCAAGGGCGACAGCCGCATCCTGGAAGCCGCGTACACCGTCGTGTACTCCTTCCACATGCCGGCGTTCATCATCATCTCCGGCTTCTTCTCGCGCAGCTTCGACATGCGCCCCGACCGGCTGCGGCGGCTGATCACCGGCGTGGCCGTGCCCTACATCGTCTTCGAGACCGCCTACGTGCTGTTCGAGCGCATGGCGGGCGACGACCCCGGCAAGGACATCAGCCTGCTCGACCCCTGGTATCTGACCTGGTTCCTGTGCGCCCTGTTCGTCTGGCGGATGATCACCCCCCTCCTGAAGGCGGTCCGCTGGCCGCTCCCCTTCGCGCTCGGCCTCGCGATGCTGGCGTCCGTCGCGCCGTCGATCGGTGACGACCTGGACCTGCAGCGGATCCTGCAGTTCCTGCCGTACTTCGTGCTGGGCCTGTGCATGAAGCCCGAGCACTTCCACCGGGTGCGCACCCGCACGATGCGGATCGTGGCGGTGCCCGTCTTCGCGGCCGCGCTCGCCGTCGGCTGGTGGGCGGTGCCGCGCATGAACACCGCGTGGTTCTACCACCGGGACTCCGCGCAGGAGTTGGGCGCCCCGTGGTGGGCCGGACCGGTCATGGTGCTCGCGATGTTCGGCTGCTCGCTGCTGCTGACCGCCTGCTTCTTCGCCTGGGTGCCGCGCCGGAACATGTGGTTCACGGCCCTCGGCGCGGGCACGCTGTACGGCTACCTCCTGCACGGCTTCCTGGTGAAGGCCGGCGACTACCAGGGCTGGTTCGACCACCCCTGGCTGCACCACCCGCTCGGCGAGATCGCCGTGAGCGTCCTCGCGGCCGCCGTCGTCACCGTGCTGTGCACCAAGCCCGTGCAGCGGGTCTTCCGGTTCGCGATGGAGCCGAAGATGGCGTGGGCCTTCAAGCAGGACCCCGCCGAACTGGCCCGGGAACGCCAGAAGCAGGAGCGCCGCGAGAAGGTTCTCGTCTAG